One window from the genome of Mucilaginibacter ginsenosidivorans encodes:
- the ccoS gene encoding cbb3-type cytochrome oxidase assembly protein CcoS has product MSIIYFLIGCSMLLALIFLGAFFWAQKNGQNDDLYTPSVRILLDDEPEKEEKK; this is encoded by the coding sequence ATGAGTATCATTTATTTTTTGATCGGGTGCAGCATGTTGCTGGCGCTGATATTCCTTGGGGCATTTTTTTGGGCCCAAAAGAATGGTCAGAATGACGACCTGTATACTCCTTCGGTCCGGATACTGCTTGACGATGAGCCGGAAAAAGAGGAGAAAAAGTGA